In Capillimicrobium parvum, a genomic segment contains:
- a CDS encoding DUF3618 domain-containing protein has protein sequence MSPAPRQIASGQRTPQEIRASIESNRMQLGEAIAQLRAEVTVATDWRRQIEAHKKQVLIGAAVAGFVIGGGLAIITRRRGNR, from the coding sequence ATGTCGCCCGCACCCCGTCAGATCGCGTCAGGCCAGCGCACGCCGCAGGAGATCCGTGCCTCGATCGAGTCCAACCGCATGCAGCTCGGCGAGGCGATCGCCCAGCTGCGCGCCGAGGTGACGGTCGCCACCGACTGGCGCCGGCAGATCGAGGCGCACAAGAAGCAGGTGCTGATCGGCGCCGCCGTCGCCGGGTTCGTCATCGGCGGCGGGCTGGCGATCATCACGCGCCGGCGCGGCAACCGCTAG
- a CDS encoding phage holin family protein: MSPEPTGSPQQISAAIQEISDRAQVLVREEIELAKAEVTAKAQKLAKGAAIGAAAAIFAIFGLSILLNGFAWLAWWALPAGGTQFFWGFFLVAGLLFIVGGIAGWLASKLFKAGAPPTPDLAIEEAQKIKETVSG, translated from the coding sequence TTGTCCCCTGAGCCCACCGGCAGCCCGCAGCAGATCTCCGCGGCGATCCAGGAGATCAGCGACCGCGCCCAGGTGCTGGTGCGCGAGGAGATCGAGCTCGCCAAGGCCGAGGTCACCGCGAAGGCCCAGAAGCTCGCCAAGGGCGCGGCGATCGGCGCCGCGGCGGCGATCTTCGCGATCTTCGGGCTGTCGATCCTGCTCAACGGGTTCGCGTGGCTGGCCTGGTGGGCGCTGCCCGCGGGCGGCACGCAGTTCTTCTGGGGCTTCTTCCTGGTCGCCGGGCTGTTGTTCATCGTCGGCGGGATCGCCGGGTGGCTCGCCTCCAAGCTGTTCAAGGCCGGCGCACCGCCCACGCCGGACCTCGCCATCGAAGAGGCGCAGAAGATCAAGGAGACGGTCTCCGGCTGA